In one Corallococcus sp. EGB genomic region, the following are encoded:
- the phoU gene encoding phosphate signaling complex protein PhoU → MAAMHTDKAFEQDLRNLREKLLAMGAKVEALIAQSTKALTDRDSTLAEKVVGADREVNRLEVDIDDLCRRILALRQPAASDLRLITTALKIVTDLERIGDLAVNIAERAMDLNQVPPLAPYVDTPKLAELAQQQVKMALDAFVSGDAAKAEDVLKGDDLLDALFLKIFNELLAYMMEDSRNIRRATALMFIAKHLERIGDHALNVAEMVIYMVRGKDVRHPRSRDLE, encoded by the coding sequence ATGGCCGCGATGCATACCGACAAGGCATTCGAGCAGGACCTGCGCAACCTGCGCGAGAAGCTGCTGGCCATGGGGGCCAAGGTGGAGGCCCTCATCGCGCAGAGCACCAAGGCCCTCACCGACCGCGACTCCACGCTGGCGGAGAAGGTCGTGGGCGCGGACCGCGAGGTGAACCGGCTGGAGGTCGACATCGACGACCTGTGCCGCCGCATCCTCGCGCTGCGCCAGCCGGCCGCGTCCGACCTGCGCCTCATCACCACGGCGCTGAAGATCGTCACCGACCTGGAGCGCATTGGTGACCTGGCGGTGAACATCGCCGAGCGCGCCATGGACCTGAACCAGGTGCCGCCGCTCGCCCCCTACGTGGACACGCCGAAGCTGGCGGAGTTGGCGCAGCAGCAGGTGAAGATGGCGCTGGACGCGTTCGTGTCCGGGGACGCGGCCAAGGCGGAGGACGTCCTCAAGGGGGACGACCTGCTGGATGCCCTCTTCCTGAAGATCTTCAACGAGCTGCTGGCCTACATGATGGAGGACTCGCGCAACATCCGCCGGGCCACGGCGTTGATGTTCATCGCGAAGCACCTGGAGCGCATTGGCGACCACGCGCTCAACGTGGCGGAGATGGTCATCTACATGGTGCGCGGCAAGGACGTGCGCCACCCGCGCAGCCGCGACCTGGAGTAG
- the pstA gene encoding phosphate ABC transporter permease PstA, with protein MKHTTRKVVGLSLVSLTGLAAFVIVAMLGLILLDIVRGGWSHVSWRFLTEAPTDGMMGGGIFPALFGTAALTLLMTLAVMPVGVLTAVYLHEYAPPSSFLARAVRVAVANLAGVPSIVFGLFGLGFFILFVGKGLDHALGYQELHWAQPGILWASLTLAVLTLPVVIVSTEEALRAVPQEQRTASLALGATQSQTLARVVLPGALPGILTGAVLAISRGAGEVAPILFTGAAYFLPDLPTSLNSQFMHLGYHTYVLATQSPDVEATRPLLYATVLVLLLLTFALNLVAVLIRTRTRRKAAAGH; from the coding sequence GTGAAGCACACCACGCGCAAGGTCGTGGGCCTGTCGCTCGTGTCGCTCACGGGGCTGGCCGCGTTCGTCATCGTGGCCATGCTGGGCCTCATCCTCCTGGACATCGTCCGGGGCGGCTGGAGCCACGTCTCCTGGCGCTTCCTCACGGAGGCGCCCACGGACGGGATGATGGGCGGCGGCATCTTCCCCGCCCTCTTCGGCACCGCCGCGCTCACGCTGCTCATGACCCTGGCGGTGATGCCGGTGGGCGTGCTCACGGCGGTGTACCTGCACGAGTACGCGCCGCCCTCCAGCTTCCTGGCCCGCGCGGTGCGCGTGGCGGTGGCGAACCTGGCGGGCGTGCCCTCCATCGTGTTCGGCCTCTTCGGCCTGGGCTTCTTCATCCTCTTCGTGGGCAAGGGGCTGGACCACGCGCTGGGCTACCAGGAGCTGCACTGGGCCCAGCCGGGCATCCTCTGGGCGTCGCTGACGCTGGCGGTGCTCACCCTGCCCGTCGTCATCGTGTCCACGGAAGAGGCCCTGCGCGCCGTGCCGCAGGAGCAGCGCACCGCGAGCCTCGCGCTGGGGGCCACCCAGTCACAGACGCTGGCGCGGGTGGTGCTGCCGGGCGCGCTGCCGGGCATCCTCACCGGCGCGGTGCTGGCCATCTCCCGCGGCGCGGGCGAGGTGGCCCCCATCCTCTTCACCGGCGCTGCGTACTTCCTGCCGGATCTCCCCACGAGCCTGAACTCGCAGTTCATGCACCTGGGCTACCACACCTACGTGCTGGCCACGCAGTCGCCGGACGTGGAGGCCACCCGCCCGTTGCTGTACGCCACGGTGCTGGTGCTGCTCCTGCTCACCTTCGCCCTGAACCTGGTCGCGGTCCTCATCCGCACGCGCACGCGCCGCAAGGCCGCGGCCGGACACTGA
- a CDS encoding phosphate ABC transporter substrate-binding protein, with product MKKTLLSSFVAFGLVVLPLTAQAGTVTVKGSDTMVILVQRWAEAFMKKNPATKIQVTGGGSGTGLAALQNGTTDIAMSSREIKEAEEEKLRARYNTPPTAISVAKDGVTFYVNESNKVDALSVEQLKDIYLGDTTSWKAVGGADAPIVLYSRENSSGTYVFVKDTVLGGDDFAASAQTLPGTAAVVNAVAKEKNGIGYGGAAYAKGIKELKVKKGNEAFAPNAENVKSGKYPLSRDLFFYLRNKPAGEAKAFIDFTLSAEGQAIVTQVGYFPVK from the coding sequence ATGAAGAAGACACTGCTTTCCAGCTTCGTCGCCTTCGGGCTCGTCGTCCTCCCGCTCACCGCCCAGGCAGGCACGGTGACCGTGAAGGGCTCGGACACCATGGTCATCCTCGTCCAGCGCTGGGCCGAGGCGTTCATGAAGAAGAACCCCGCCACGAAGATCCAGGTGACGGGCGGCGGCTCCGGCACGGGCCTGGCGGCCCTGCAGAACGGCACCACGGACATCGCCATGTCCAGCCGTGAAATCAAGGAGGCGGAGGAGGAGAAGCTGCGCGCCCGCTACAACACGCCGCCCACCGCCATCTCCGTGGCCAAGGACGGCGTCACCTTCTACGTCAACGAGTCCAACAAGGTGGACGCGCTCTCCGTGGAGCAGCTCAAGGACATCTACCTGGGCGACACCACGTCGTGGAAGGCCGTGGGCGGCGCGGACGCCCCCATCGTCCTGTACTCGCGTGAGAACTCCTCCGGCACCTACGTGTTCGTGAAGGACACCGTGCTGGGCGGGGACGACTTCGCGGCCTCCGCGCAGACGCTCCCGGGCACCGCCGCCGTCGTCAACGCGGTGGCCAAGGAGAAGAACGGCATTGGCTACGGCGGCGCCGCGTACGCCAAGGGCATCAAGGAGCTGAAGGTGAAGAAGGGCAACGAGGCCTTCGCCCCCAACGCGGAGAACGTGAAGAGCGGCAAGTACCCGCTGTCGCGCGACCTCTTCTTCTACCTGCGCAACAAGCCCGCCGGCGAGGCCAAGGCCTTCATCGACTTCACGCTGTCCGCGGAAGGTCAGGCCATCGTCACGCAGGTCGGCTACTTCCCTGTGAAGTAG
- the pstB gene encoding phosphate ABC transporter ATP-binding protein PstB produces the protein MEARELTLRYGSKVAIKQVSLAVPEHKVTALIGPSGCGKSTFLRSLNRMNDLIPGASHDGSVFLDGRSIHDRSLDVVDLRRRVGMVFQKSNPFPKSIFENVAYGLRVGGLKDRAKLAARVEKSLRGAALWDEVKDRLEESALGLSGGQQQRLCIARALAVEPEVLLMDEPASALDPIATAKIEELIHELKATYTIAIVTHNMQQAARVSDQTAFFYMGELVECGPTEQIFTNPHEKRTEDYVTGKFG, from the coding sequence ATGGAAGCCCGCGAGCTCACCCTGCGCTACGGCAGCAAGGTGGCCATCAAGCAGGTGAGCCTGGCCGTCCCCGAGCACAAGGTGACGGCGCTCATCGGCCCGTCCGGGTGCGGCAAGTCCACCTTCCTGCGCTCGCTCAACCGGATGAACGACCTCATCCCCGGCGCGAGCCACGACGGCAGCGTGTTCCTGGACGGCCGGAGCATCCACGACCGCTCCCTGGATGTGGTGGACCTGCGCCGCCGCGTGGGCATGGTGTTCCAGAAGTCCAACCCCTTCCCCAAGTCCATCTTCGAGAACGTCGCCTACGGCCTGCGCGTGGGCGGGCTCAAGGACAGGGCGAAGCTGGCCGCGCGCGTGGAGAAGTCCCTGCGCGGCGCGGCGCTGTGGGACGAGGTGAAGGACCGCCTGGAGGAAAGCGCCCTGGGCCTGTCCGGCGGCCAGCAGCAGCGCCTGTGCATCGCGCGGGCGCTGGCGGTGGAGCCGGAGGTGCTGCTGATGGACGAGCCCGCGTCCGCGCTGGACCCCATCGCCACGGCGAAGATTGAAGAGCTCATCCACGAGCTCAAGGCCACGTACACCATCGCCATCGTGACCCACAACATGCAGCAGGCCGCGCGGGTGAGCGACCAGACGGCTTTCTTCTACATGGGGGAATTGGTGGAGTGCGGCCCCACGGAGCAGATCTTCACCAACCCCCACGAGAAGCGCACGGAGGACTACGTCACCGGGAAGTTCGGTTGA
- the pstC gene encoding phosphate ABC transporter permease subunit PstC, whose protein sequence is MQEQDLAPPVAQPTLSPAARRRQWKERAIAGLITVVAFTGIAALVLILVFVAKEALTLVTDAAAREEASFSKMFLPQVVRKGKPLAYVWQPVSSVPKVSMIPLFVGTLKTTLVSMVVAVPLGIFGALFAAEFAPRRLREVLKPTIELLAGIPSVVLGFFALMVMATFLQDVFGFTSRLNAVVAGLGLALAIVPVIFTVTEDALTAVPRSYREASLALGATPWETAWKVVLPAAAPGILAACVLGFGRAIGETMIVLMASGNAAIVSWNLGDSVRSLSATIAAEMGEVVVGSPHYALLFFIGVELFLFTFVLNMLAGMWTRKVIQRLKGGAG, encoded by the coding sequence ATGCAGGAGCAGGACCTCGCGCCCCCGGTGGCGCAGCCCACGCTGTCGCCCGCGGCCCGGCGACGGCAATGGAAGGAGAGGGCCATCGCGGGGTTGATCACCGTGGTGGCCTTCACCGGCATCGCCGCGCTGGTGCTCATCCTCGTCTTCGTGGCGAAGGAGGCGCTCACGCTCGTCACCGACGCGGCGGCGCGCGAGGAGGCCAGCTTCTCCAAGATGTTCCTTCCGCAGGTGGTGCGGAAGGGAAAGCCGCTGGCCTACGTGTGGCAGCCGGTGTCCAGCGTGCCCAAGGTCAGCATGATTCCGCTGTTCGTCGGCACGCTGAAGACGACGCTCGTGTCCATGGTGGTGGCGGTCCCCCTGGGCATCTTCGGCGCGCTGTTCGCCGCGGAGTTCGCCCCGCGCCGCCTGCGCGAGGTCCTCAAGCCCACCATCGAATTGCTCGCCGGCATCCCGTCCGTGGTGCTGGGCTTCTTCGCGCTGATGGTGATGGCCACCTTCCTCCAGGACGTCTTCGGCTTCACCTCCCGGCTCAACGCCGTCGTGGCGGGGCTGGGCCTGGCGCTGGCCATCGTGCCGGTCATCTTCACGGTGACGGAGGACGCGCTCACCGCCGTGCCGCGCAGCTACCGCGAGGCGTCCCTGGCGCTGGGGGCCACGCCCTGGGAGACGGCGTGGAAGGTGGTGCTCCCGGCGGCGGCCCCCGGCATCCTCGCCGCGTGCGTGCTGGGCTTCGGGCGCGCCATCGGTGAGACGATGATCGTCCTCATGGCCTCCGGCAACGCGGCCATCGTGTCGTGGAACCTGGGGGACTCCGTGCGCTCGCTGTCGGCCACCATCGCCGCGGAGATGGGCGAGGTGGTGGTGGGCAGCCCGCACTACGCGCTGCTCTTCTTCATCGGCGTGGAGCTGTTCCTCTTCACCTTCGTGCTGAACATGCTCGCCGGGATGTGGACGCGCAAGGTCATCCAGCGGCTCAAGGGAGGTGCGGGGTGA
- a CDS encoding sulfite exporter TauE/SafE family protein, with translation MASVLDATPFNFVAIVLCVSVGAGLLGSLLGLGGGLILIPVLTLVLKVDIRYAVGASIVSVIATSSGAAAAYVRDGLANMRVAMFLELATVAGAVSGAMLAGMVGGRALYFLFGAVMAYSALAMLRKLREDGSPRAEPPRNAIADRLGLHGSYYDVSAGGEVSYRVHRPLVGLGLMYVAGTVSGLLGIGSGALKVPAMDLAMGLPIKVSTATSNFMIGVTAAASAGIYFARGDIDPFIAGPVCVGVTLGAFMGSRYLTKLKSGSLRMLFVAVLLWVSYEMLSKGIHG, from the coding sequence ATGGCCTCCGTCTTGGACGCCACTCCGTTCAACTTCGTCGCCATCGTGCTCTGTGTCTCCGTGGGAGCGGGCCTCCTGGGCTCGCTCCTGGGCCTGGGCGGTGGCCTCATCCTCATCCCCGTCCTCACGCTCGTGCTCAAGGTGGACATCCGCTACGCGGTGGGTGCCTCCATCGTGTCCGTCATCGCCACGTCCAGCGGCGCGGCGGCGGCGTACGTGCGCGACGGCCTGGCCAACATGCGCGTGGCCATGTTCCTGGAGCTGGCCACCGTGGCGGGCGCCGTGTCGGGCGCGATGCTCGCGGGCATGGTGGGCGGCCGCGCGCTCTACTTCCTCTTCGGCGCGGTGATGGCCTATTCGGCGCTCGCGATGCTGCGCAAGCTGCGCGAGGACGGCAGCCCCCGCGCGGAGCCGCCGCGCAACGCCATCGCGGACCGGCTGGGACTGCACGGCAGCTACTACGACGTGTCCGCCGGCGGCGAGGTGTCCTACCGCGTGCACCGGCCGCTCGTGGGCCTGGGGCTCATGTACGTCGCGGGCACGGTGAGCGGCCTGTTGGGCATCGGCTCCGGCGCGCTGAAGGTCCCGGCCATGGACCTGGCCATGGGGCTGCCCATCAAGGTCTCCACCGCCACCAGCAACTTCATGATCGGCGTCACGGCGGCGGCCAGCGCGGGCATCTACTTCGCGCGGGGGGACATCGATCCGTTCATCGCCGGCCCCGTCTGCGTGGGCGTCACGCTGGGCGCGTTCATGGGCTCGCGCTACCTCACGAAGCTCAAGAGCGGCTCCCTGCGCATGCTCTTCGTCGCCGTGCTGCTGTGGGTGTCTTACGAGATGCTGTCCAAGGGGATCCACGGATGA
- a CDS encoding response regulator: MSHVLIVDDERDLAELIDFNLRGAGFTTRVAFTGEAALTAAREQPPDVVLLDLMLPDLSGIEVCRHLRANPRLRDVLIVMLTAKSEEADRIRGFEVGADDYVVKPFSVRELVLRLKAILRRTSSPQEGTPPLALGPLRLDVTQHRFFVEEKETPLTALEFRLLEFLMARLGRVQTREQLLEQVWGLSSALETRTIDTHVMRLRDKLGPARSLLETVRGVGYRIVDPAAG; the protein is encoded by the coding sequence ATGTCCCACGTACTCATCGTCGACGACGAGCGTGACCTCGCCGAGCTCATCGACTTCAACCTGCGCGGCGCGGGCTTCACCACCCGCGTGGCCTTCACCGGGGAGGCGGCGCTCACCGCCGCCCGCGAGCAGCCCCCGGACGTGGTGCTGCTGGACCTGATGCTGCCGGACCTGTCCGGCATCGAGGTCTGCCGCCACCTGCGCGCCAACCCCCGCCTGCGTGACGTGCTCATCGTCATGCTCACCGCCAAGAGCGAGGAGGCGGACCGCATCCGGGGCTTCGAGGTCGGCGCGGACGACTACGTCGTCAAGCCCTTCTCCGTGCGCGAGCTGGTGCTCCGGCTCAAGGCCATCCTCCGGCGCACCTCCTCGCCCCAGGAGGGCACGCCGCCCCTGGCGCTGGGCCCCCTGCGCCTGGACGTCACCCAGCACCGCTTCTTCGTGGAGGAGAAGGAGACGCCCCTCACCGCGCTGGAGTTCCGCCTGCTGGAGTTCCTCATGGCGCGGCTGGGCCGGGTGCAGACGCGCGAGCAGCTCCTGGAGCAGGTCTGGGGCCTGTCCAGTGCCCTGGAGACGCGCACCATCGACACGCACGTGATGCGGCTGCGCGACAAACTGGGCCCCGCACGCTCCCTCCTGGAGACGGTTCGCGGTGTCGGCTACCGCATCGTGGATCCGGCCGCAGGGTAG
- a CDS encoding ceramide glucosyltransferase, translated as MLIASSLLLAASAVGLVALLLQALFVRRHRRTSPAAPTRRPGLSILKPLCGVDDDLEANLAQFARLPYPTYEVLLGVKDTRDPAYAVARAAEAKWPQVMRVVLQEGEPGLNPKVNQLVTLSAEARHDIWVVSDSNTRVGDGYLEEIAAAFEDPSVGCVTHPVAGLGEQSFGSLLDNLHLSSSAAAGMIAAKHAADRDIVVGKSMALRREDVEALGGFFSVKDVLAEDYVIGQWVTRKLGKRVVLAHAPVFNVSLRKSVDAFFQRYLRWSVIHRTAVAPSTYIAQALLNPVPLAVLGALLHPSALTGLAALSVALGKVWVDVTVFRSLRPQPVSLRAAPAVLVKDALLFAAWWHGAFRRTVNWRGTRLRVISGTRLVPMRARNTPAAEWFASNGVG; from the coding sequence ATGCTCATCGCATCCAGCCTCCTCCTGGCCGCGTCCGCAGTGGGCCTCGTCGCCCTCCTCCTCCAGGCGCTGTTCGTGCGCCGCCACCGCCGCACCTCCCCCGCCGCCCCCACGCGGCGCCCCGGCCTGTCCATCCTCAAGCCGCTGTGCGGCGTGGATGACGACCTGGAGGCCAACCTCGCCCAGTTCGCGCGGCTGCCCTACCCCACCTACGAGGTGCTCCTGGGCGTGAAGGACACGCGCGACCCGGCCTACGCGGTGGCGCGGGCCGCGGAGGCGAAGTGGCCCCAGGTGATGCGCGTGGTGCTCCAGGAGGGAGAGCCCGGGCTGAATCCCAAGGTGAACCAGCTGGTGACGCTGTCGGCGGAGGCCCGCCATGACATCTGGGTGGTGAGCGACAGCAACACCCGCGTGGGGGACGGCTACCTGGAGGAGATCGCCGCGGCCTTCGAGGACCCCTCGGTGGGCTGCGTGACGCACCCGGTGGCCGGCCTGGGGGAGCAGAGCTTCGGTTCGCTGCTGGACAACCTGCACCTGTCCTCCAGCGCGGCGGCGGGGATGATCGCCGCGAAGCACGCGGCGGACCGCGACATCGTGGTGGGCAAGTCCATGGCGCTGCGCCGCGAGGACGTGGAGGCGCTGGGCGGCTTCTTCTCCGTGAAGGACGTGCTGGCGGAGGACTACGTCATTGGCCAGTGGGTGACGCGCAAGCTGGGCAAGCGCGTGGTGCTGGCGCACGCCCCTGTCTTCAACGTCTCGCTGCGCAAGAGCGTGGACGCCTTCTTCCAGCGCTACCTGCGCTGGAGCGTCATCCACCGCACAGCGGTAGCGCCCTCCACGTACATTGCGCAGGCGCTGCTCAACCCGGTTCCGCTCGCGGTGCTGGGTGCGCTCCTCCACCCGTCCGCCCTCACGGGCCTGGCGGCGTTGTCGGTGGCGCTGGGCAAGGTCTGGGTGGACGTGACGGTGTTCCGTTCGCTGCGTCCCCAGCCGGTGTCCTTGCGCGCGGCGCCCGCGGTGCTGGTGAAGGACGCGCTGCTCTTCGCCGCATGGTGGCATGGCGCGTTCCGGCGCACGGTGAACTGGCGCGGCACGCGGCTGCGCGTGATTTCCGGCACGCGCCTGGTGCCGATGCGCGCGCGTAACACGCCCGCGGCGGAGTGGTTCGCGAGCAATGGGGTGGGGTGA
- a CDS encoding DUF1634 domain-containing protein has product MTTTAAAPDEVVPLTPELLISQLLRGGVLLSMSLVTCGMVMTFLRHPDYFSSPDALQRLTDPDAAPHRLTDVFEGVMAVRGQSFVMAGLLVMITVPVLRVALSLGIFRAQKDRTFAAITTGVLALLLLAFLLGGVE; this is encoded by the coding sequence GTGACCACCACCGCCGCCGCGCCGGACGAGGTGGTCCCCCTCACGCCGGAGCTGCTCATCAGCCAGCTGCTGCGCGGCGGCGTGCTGCTGAGCATGTCGCTGGTCACCTGCGGCATGGTGATGACCTTCCTCCGCCACCCGGACTACTTCTCGTCTCCGGACGCGCTCCAGCGCCTGACGGACCCGGACGCCGCGCCGCACCGGCTGACGGACGTCTTCGAGGGCGTCATGGCGGTGCGCGGCCAGTCCTTCGTGATGGCGGGGCTCCTGGTGATGATCACCGTGCCCGTGCTGCGCGTGGCCCTGTCCCTGGGCATCTTCCGCGCCCAGAAGGACCGCACCTTCGCCGCCATCACCACGGGCGTGCTCGCGCTCTTGCTGCTCGCCTTCCTGCTGGGCGGCGTGGAGTAG
- a CDS encoding porin, producing the protein MRPLLVALTLLSSSTSMAQATTSQEAVSTPPASEPRAAAEPSSTEPAPPRANAPTVPEMSPSIDERLTADEHRVEALEEQNVETKNDLSALKKLRISGYVQARYQYLQDLDDTGAGGYSRFGVRRGRLKATYTTEWSQFMLQIDAVPAGVTLKDAEATLFVPGTKQQLSVTLGQMKWPFGYEGPQSSSDREFPERSRVVRNMLPSERDRGAKVNGRYKFLRLAVGVFDGNGTDSGTTQDNDKEKDIVGHLGFDLKWLSGGISGWYGHDMGRLATDPFRRAYERTRIGADLQAYFDVIPLGGTAIKGEFIAGRTYGAANNATHLNVPAHGWYLLLVQNIGLNDAVAVRYDTFDPHNGQANVAVGDVPGADNTVDTLGFVLQHHFGENLKVSAIYEIPITHVVAQALDPHDNLFTLQMQARF; encoded by the coding sequence ATGCGCCCACTCCTCGTTGCCCTCACCCTGCTGAGCTCCAGCACCTCCATGGCCCAGGCCACCACCTCCCAGGAAGCGGTCTCCACCCCGCCGGCCTCCGAGCCGCGCGCGGCGGCGGAGCCGTCCTCCACGGAGCCCGCCCCCCCGCGCGCCAACGCCCCCACCGTCCCGGAGATGTCGCCCTCCATCGACGAGCGGCTGACGGCGGACGAGCACCGCGTGGAGGCGCTGGAGGAGCAGAACGTCGAGACGAAGAACGACCTGTCCGCGCTCAAGAAGCTGCGCATCTCCGGCTATGTCCAGGCCCGCTATCAGTACCTGCAGGACCTGGATGACACCGGCGCGGGCGGCTACAGCCGCTTCGGCGTCCGCCGGGGCCGCTTGAAGGCCACGTACACCACCGAGTGGTCGCAGTTCATGCTGCAGATCGACGCGGTGCCCGCGGGCGTGACGCTCAAGGACGCGGAGGCCACCCTCTTCGTCCCCGGCACCAAGCAGCAGCTGTCCGTCACCCTGGGCCAGATGAAGTGGCCCTTCGGCTACGAGGGCCCCCAGTCCTCCAGCGACCGCGAGTTCCCCGAGCGCAGCCGCGTGGTGCGCAACATGCTCCCCAGCGAGCGCGACCGCGGCGCGAAGGTGAACGGCCGCTACAAGTTCCTGCGGCTCGCGGTGGGCGTCTTCGACGGCAACGGCACCGACAGCGGCACCACCCAGGACAACGACAAGGAGAAGGACATCGTCGGGCACCTGGGCTTCGACCTGAAGTGGCTCTCCGGTGGCATCTCCGGCTGGTACGGCCATGACATGGGCCGGCTGGCCACGGACCCCTTCCGCCGCGCCTACGAGCGCACCCGCATCGGCGCGGACCTCCAGGCCTACTTCGACGTGATTCCCCTGGGCGGCACCGCCATCAAGGGCGAGTTCATCGCCGGGCGCACCTACGGCGCCGCCAACAACGCCACCCACCTGAACGTGCCCGCGCACGGCTGGTACCTGCTGCTCGTGCAGAACATCGGGCTCAACGACGCGGTGGCCGTCCGCTACGACACCTTCGACCCGCACAACGGCCAGGCGAACGTCGCCGTGGGTGACGTGCCGGGCGCGGACAACACCGTCGACACGCTGGGCTTCGTCCTCCAGCACCACTTCGGGGAGAACCTGAAGGTTTCCGCCATCTACGAAATCCCCATCACGCACGTCGTGGCCCAGGCATTGGACCCGCACGACAACCTGTTCACCCTGCAGATGCAGGCCCGTTTCTAG
- a CDS encoding histidine phosphatase family protein: MAERDLPLLLVRHAVAEDSNALGDEARALTPQGRAAFRQHAKKLTRLTPLMGIITSPLVRAVQTAELLADALGLSHVEVHPALVPMKGAARNVLKLARDVGPGWALVGHNPSLERAAALALGHALPDKLRKGCAVALRAEGREFALQWMAAPGRSLRRP; this comes from the coding sequence ATGGCTGAACGCGACCTGCCCCTCCTCCTCGTGCGCCACGCCGTGGCCGAGGACTCCAACGCCCTGGGCGACGAGGCCCGCGCCCTCACGCCCCAGGGCCGCGCCGCCTTCCGTCAGCACGCGAAGAAGCTCACGCGCCTCACGCCGCTCATGGGCATCATCACCAGCCCGCTGGTGCGCGCGGTGCAGACCGCGGAGCTGCTCGCGGACGCGCTCGGGCTGTCCCACGTGGAGGTCCACCCCGCGCTCGTCCCCATGAAGGGCGCGGCGCGCAACGTGCTCAAGCTGGCGCGCGACGTGGGCCCGGGCTGGGCGCTGGTGGGACACAATCCCTCCTTGGAACGCGCCGCGGCGCTGGCGCTGGGCCATGCCCTGCCGGACAAGCTCCGCAAGGGCTGCGCCGTCGCCCTGCGCGCCGAGGGCCGCGAGTTCGCCCTGCAATGGATGGCGGCACCGGGCCGCTCCCTGCGGCGCCCGTGA